In Scylla paramamosain isolate STU-SP2022 chromosome 1, ASM3559412v1, whole genome shotgun sequence, one DNA window encodes the following:
- the LOC135093415 gene encoding uncharacterized protein LOC135093415, protein MLPLSDMLPLQEEAVTIEPQYDGVIMLSSEAVLFSDAKPRPDGSKVYHVFERTLGEPTQDESTPSEDFQARQEQLFSQAHENTLQGIQQVLAESGFVNQAWCEGSGGGEPAGPTLEQSFAEDPAFSLSPGLNLTINTSQSCLSRHYQPPPSRVHQFEILLPLEHKRRLLKRLLKRKGVDFVEFEPENRRIIIKTRRSVHTILSVLRGVDPSARLLGTSRDPEESREGDHLEGSGR, encoded by the exons ATGCTTCCACTTAGTGACATGCTTCCACTTCAAGAAGAAGCTGTTACTATTGAGCCACAGTATGATGGAGTCATTATGCTGAGCTCAGAGGCAGTGCTCTTTAGTGATGCTAAGCCACGTCCTGATGGCAGCAAGGTATACCATGTGTTTGAGAGAACCCTCGGGGAACCAACTCAAGATGAGTCAACACCGAGTGAAGACTTTCAGGCGAGGCAGGAGCAGCTATTCTCTCAAGCCCATGAAAACACTCTGCAAGGCATTCAGCAG GTGCTTGCAGAAAGTGGCTTTGTAAATCAGGCCTGGTGTGAAGGAAGTGGGGGTGGGGAGCCTGCTGGGCCCACCTTAGAACAGAGTTTTGCTGAAGACCCTGCATTCAGTCTTTCTCCAGGGTTGAATCTCACTATTAATACTTCACAATCATGCTTATCTAGACACTATCAACCACCCCCATCCAGA GTACATCAGTTTGAGATTCTTCTACCACTTGAACATAAACGTCGACTTCTCAAACGACTGCTGAAGCGTAAAGGAGTTGATTTTGTAGAATTTGAACCTGAGAATCGTCGCATTATAATTAAAACACGAAGGTCTGTGCACACCATTCTGTCTGTCCTGCGTGGTGTTGACCCTAGTGCCCGACTTTTGGGGACCAGCAGAGACCCTGAGGAAAGCAGAGAAGGGGACCACTTGGAAGGCTCAGGAAGGTAA
- the LOC135093717 gene encoding importin-4-like: MATKLEDTLNKLLVADNAVIQEGTKELGELLKTPGVVGELCKVMGTSTAPQVRQYAAVILRKRLGKSRHWIKLEPNVKDGIKEGVLQALMREPESSVRNAIAQFVGVIARHELSAGNWPALLQFIQQMVQSQNIQERQLGVYVVSVVSSVAGDQLLPHLHHLLHLFSATLEDTTSPAAFHTIQALTNFAPLVGQENMNEFQALLPKVLVAIKALLSQDEDQAAESMELFDVLAECEVALLVPHLRPVIQLCLDISGDKNLGETVRVKAITFLGYITRLKKKYILKNKLVVPLVSAMFNVACSESEDDSCLGFFGGEEGEGGNPVHAAAQTLDACALHLPPDKLLPCLMAQVEPALKSGNPHQVKGAYLALAMVAEGCADTLRHKHLHPLLQCICHGITSENQLVRNSALFALGQFAEHLQPDISKYHADLLPVLFDYLTQICVLVGKGGSDPPGVDRMFYALEVFCENLEGELLPHLPALMERLFAVLAAPTSVHMKELAISAIGATANAAKEHMSPYFQQIVEMLKGYLTVDQADETMSLQVQSLDTLGQLARCMGVENFLVYAPDCVSLGLGLMERKDDPDVRKTCYLLFASLASVMKGEMAVHLPKIMDRMMLSLRSTDGVVTHFKDDEGGLPTTIEGLSDSEEEEEGEVDLLGNEETEDEDVAGYSVENAFLEEKEDTCVALRELSLHCGDAFLPYMDKSGEEVYKMLNYPNEDVRQAAVNAMAQFVISLSKSSAPEAAEGFKKWIQVFIPKLSELIRTDEERSVVMACLEAYAEVLKEVGAPVLVPQGHLEAIINCVRDVMEKKTMCQDMADEAGSEDEGEAEHDEMLIEYAGEVVPSLGKAMTQDAFATQFAQLLPLFANKTKTSCSIAERSFSLGTLAESVEALGTVSGKFVPQLLPLFQQGAYDEDDEVRSNAIYGLGVLGQHGGEAILSHYHAILGVLSAALSKESFPRALDNICGAVARLITANPGNVPLEQVFPVVLGCLPLREDFEENSTVFECFLKLYQGQYPILAQNLVPVLRLAALVYSTKQADDKTNKLIQELVSSASRDFSEQFNSLVQSLEPEIVARLQAALAAAAPATSPTPS, encoded by the exons ATGGCCACCAAGCTGGAAGACACACTCAACAAGCTTCTCGTGGCTGATAATGCTGTCATACAAGAA GGAACAAAGGAGCTGGGGGAATTGCTCAAGACACCTGGTGTGGTTGGGGAGTTGTGTAAAGTGATGGGCACCTCCACTGCCCCTCAGGTCAGGCAGTATGCCGCAGTCATCCTCCGCAAACGCCTTGGCAAGAGTAGACATTGGATCAAGTTGGAGCCGAATGTTAAAGATGG aATCAAAGAAGGAGTGCTGCAGGCATTAATGAGAGAGCCTGAGAGCAGTGTGAGAAATGCTATTGCACAGTTTGTTGGTGTCATTGCCCGCCATGAGCTGAGTGCAGGAAATTGGCCAGCACTCCTGCAATTTATACAACAAATGGTTCAGTCCCAGAATATTCAAGAAAGACAG CTTGGTGTGTATGTGGTCAGTGTGGTGAGCAGTGTAGCTGGAGACCAACTGTTGCCACACCTTCATCACTTGCTCCATCTTTTTTCGGCTACCTTAGAAGACACCACATCACCTGCTGCCTTCCATACCATCCAGGCTCTCACAAACTTTGCTCCACTTGTAGGACAAGAAAACATG aatgagTTTCAGGCACTGCTTCCCAAGGTGCTGGTGGCCATCAAGGCACTGTTGAGTCAGGATGAGGATCAGGCAGCTGAATCCATGGAACTCTTTGATGTACTGGCAGAATGTGAG GTTGCTCTTCTGGTACCTCATCTACGACCAGTGATTCAGCTGTGCCTTGACATCAGTGGAGACAAGAATCTAGGAGAAACTGTAAGAGTCAAGGCCATCACCTTCCTTGGATACATCACAAGGCTCaagaaaaag TACATCTTGAAAAACAAGCTGGTGGTGCCACTGGTGTCTGCAATGTTCAATGTTGCATGCAGTGAGAGTGAAGATGATTCATGCCTTGGATTCTTTggcggagaggaaggagagggtggcAACCCCGTGCATGCAGCTGCTCAGACCCTGGACGCCTGtgctcttcacctccctccagACAAGCTTCTTCCATGCCTGATGGCCCAAGTAGAACCAGCACTTAAGAGTGGAAACCCTCACCAG gtTAAAGGAGCCTACTTAGCTTTAGCCATGGTGGCAGAGGGCTGCGCTGACACACTGCGCCATAAacacctccatcctctcctccagtGCATTTGCCATGGCATTACCAGTGAAAACCAG TTGGTGCGCAACAGTGCATTGTTTGCCTTGGGCCAGTTTGCTGAGCATCTGCAGCCTGACATCAGCAAGTACCATGCTGATTTGCTTCCAGTGTTGTTTGACTACTTAACACAG ATTTGTGTGCTTGTAGGTAAGGGAGGCAGTGATCCCCCTGGTGTAGATCGCATGTTTTATGCTCTGGAGGTCTTTTGTGAGAACTTAGAAGGGGAGCTCTTGCCTCATCTGCCAGCCCTCATGGAACGCCTCTTTGCTGTACTAGCTGCTCCGACTTCTGTCCACATGAAGGAGCTGGCCATCAGTGCTATTGGAGCCACTG CTAATGCTGCTAAGGAGCACATGTCACCATACTTCCAACAAATAGTGGAGATGCTGAAAGGCTATCTCACTGTTGATCAAGCTGATGAAACTATGAGCCTTCAGGTGCAGTCATTAG ACACACTTGGTCAGCTTGCAAGATGCATGGGTGTTGAAAATTTCTTGGTATATGCACCCGACTGTGTCAGCCTAGGCCTGGGGCTTATGGAACGCAAGGATGACCCAGATGTTCGCAAGACTTGCTACTTGTTGTTTGCATCTCTAGCATCTGTCATGAAGGGAGAAATGGCTGTGCACCTCCCAAAGATTATGGACCGCATGATGCTGTCTCTGAGGAGTACTGATGGAGTTGTG ACCCACTTTAAAGATGATGAAGGTGGCTTACCCACAACCATTGAAGGACTGAGTgactcggaggaggaggaggaaggtgaagtggACTTGTTAGGTAATGAAGAGACTGAGGATGAAGATGTAGCTGGGTATTCTGTAGAAAATGCTTtcttagaagagaaagaagacacgtGTGTTGCTCTGCGAGAGCTGTCTTTGCATTGCGG AGatgcctttcttccttacatggataagagtggagaggaggtgTACAAGATGCTCAACTATCCCAATGAAGATGTAAGGCAAGCTGCAGTTAATGCCATGGCTCAGTTTGTGATAAGCCTCTCTAAGAGTTCTGCTCCTGAGGCTGCTGAAG GCTTTAAGAAGTGGATACAAGTATTTATTCCCAAGTTGTCCGAGTTGATACGCACAGATGAAGAAAGGTCAGTTGTAATGGCCTGCCTTGAAGCTTATGCTGAGGTGCTGAAGGAGGTGGGAGCTCCAGTGCTGGTGCCCCAGGGCCACTTGGAAGCCATCATTAACTGTGTCAGGGATGTCATGGAGAAAAAG ACTATGTGTCAAGACATGGCAGATGAAGCTGGAAGTGAAGATGAAGGTGAAGCAGAACATGATGAGATGCTAATTGAGTATGCTGGAGAAGTTGTTCCTAGCTTAGGAAAAGCCATGACCCAGGATGCATTTGCTACTCAGTTTGCTCAGCTGCTTCCACTTTTTGCAAATAAAACA AAAACAAGCTGCAGCATTGCAGAGCGTTCCTTCAGCCTGGGAACACTAGCAGAGTCTGTGGAGGCCCTAGGCACAGTGAGTGGCAAATTTGTGCCTCAGTTGCTGCCACTCTTTCAGCAAGGTGCCTACGATGAGGATGATGAAGTCCGTTCCAATGCCATTTATGGCCTTGGGGTTCTTGGTCAGCATG GGGGTGAAGCCATCCTCAGCCATTATCATGCCATCTTGGGAGTATTGTCAGCAGCCCTCAGCAAGGAATCTTTCCCGCGAGCCCTGGATAACATCTGTGGAGCAGTTGCCAGACTCATCACTGCAAATCCAGGAAATGTACCATTAGAACAG GTGTTTCCTGTTGTCCTGGGATGTTTGCCTTTGCGAGAAGACTTTGAAGAAAATTCAACAGTTTTTGAATGTTTCCTCAAGTTGTATCAAGGGCAATACCCAATACTTGCTCAAAACCTGGTGCCTGTGCTGCGTCTGGCTGCCCTTGTATACTCCACTAAACAGGCAGATGATA aaacaaacaaactgatTCAAGAACTGGTTAGTAGTGCAAGTCGTGACTTCTCTGAGCAGTTCAACTCATTAGTGCAGAGTTTGGAGCCTGAGATTGTTGCCAGACTTCAGGCAGCTTTGGCAGCAGCAGCCCCTGCCACATCACCTACTCCATCCTAA